GCCTATTACTTAGTTCAAAATCTTCTAATATCTTGAAATATACTTTTCTACTTCCCAAGGATGAACTACTGACATATATTCATCCCACTCGATACTCTTCGCTTTCATATATCTTTCGTATACATCACCTAATGCTTCTTTTACGACTTCATCTTTTGACAATTCTATTAATGCTTCTTTTAAGCTACTTGGAATTGTTAAATTGACATCTAATATGTCTAATGCTTCACTTAATTCTTCTTTCTCCAACATTTTAGGAGGTTCTATTTTATTCTTGATACCATCAAGTCCAGCTTTCAGGATTGCTGCTACAGCTAAATAAGGATTACATGATGGATCGGGACTTCTAAGTTCAATCAATGAATTTTTGTTTCTTCCTCTTGGTATTCTAATTAGTGGACTAGCATTTATTGTAGACCATCCAATTCTTACAGGAGCTTCAAATCCTGATACCAATCTTTTATAAGAATTTACTGTAGGATTAGTAACCGCTGTTAGAGCCTTTGCATGTTTTAATAATCCGCCAATAAAATAATATGCTTCTTTTGATAAATTAAGTTCATCATTTTCATTATAAAATATATTTCTGCCATCATCATCATACATCAGTAGATTGCAATGCATTCCAGAACCACTTATTCCAAATATAGGTTTTGGCATAAAAGTTGCATGAAGTCCATGCTTTCTTGCAATAACTTTAACAACTAACTTAAACGTAACAATATTGTCGGCTGACCTTAATGCATCACTATATTTAAAATCTATTTCATGCTGTCCAGGAGCGACTTCATGATGAGATGTCTGAATATCGAATCCCATTTCTTCTAGAGTCAGTACTATATCTCTTCTTACATTTTCACCTAGGTCAATTGGTCCTAAATCAAAATATCCTGCATTATCATGAGTTTTAGTTGTTGGATATCCATCTTCGTCTATTTGAAATAGAAAGAATTCGAATTCTGGACCTACATTGAAATCATATCCTAATTCTTCTGCTTCTTTAATGACTTTTTTCAGAACATATCTAGGATCGCCTTGAAAAGGAGTACCGTCTAGATTATAGATATCACATATCATTCTTCCAACCTTACCTTGATGAGGTCTCCATGGAAATATTTCAAATGTATCTAAATCAGGCTTTAGAAACATGTCAGATTCTTCCATCCTAACAAATCCTTCAATAGATGAACCATCAATCAATATTTGATTATTTAGCGCTTTTATCAGCTGTTCATCTGTGATGGCTACATTTTTTAGAGTACCTAGAATATCTACAAATTGTAGTCTAATGAATTTGATATCCTCTTCCTTAGTGATTTTAATTATATCTTCTTTTGTATATTTACTATCTATTAACATAACAATGCCTCCTTTTCTAATATTATTTACTTACCTTTCCCACCTATAACACTTTTTTTGAGTTCATTAAATTAAAGGCGAGAAAGTTGAGTTGTTTATATTTTCTGCAATCTTTATTAGTTAAGAGTATATTATAAAAACATAAATCTGGCAACACTTTTTATAAATTAACTTCTGCTGTAACACTATACGTACATGGAACATCTGAAATAAAATGATTATTATAGTATATGAAACTTGTACAAGTTATGTTATATAGATAAAAAATCATATGCCTAATAAAATTTTTCCCGCTTCTCTATCCAACACCACTACAACATCATTATGTAACTGTAGAACCGATGCTGGCACTTCTTCTGTAACCTTCCCCTTAAGAGCTTTATAGATAATCTGAGATTTAGAATCACCATTTGCTAACAACATAAGTCTCTTACTGTTCATTATATTCTTTATTCCCATTGAAACACCTTTCTTAGGAACTTTATCTTTACTACCAAATGACCATATATTCGCTGTTCTTGTTTTATCAGTTAAATTACATATATGTACCATTGAATCAAATGGTGTATTGGGTTCGTTGAAACCAAGATGTCCATTATGTCCTATTCCCAATATCAATAGATCTATTCCACCTAAATCATTGATTAGGTTATTATATCTGCAACACTCCTTCTCATAATCCTCTGGATTACTATTTAAGTGATGTATATTCTCTTGCTTTAGATTAACCTTAGTATATAATCTTTTATTTAAGTAACTTTTACAGCTACCTGAATTACTAGACTCAATACCTAAATATTCATCTAAATTCAATGTAGTTACTCTAGAAAAATCAACTTGCTTCTCTTTGCATAAATCACCTAATATATCATACATACCCTTTGGAGTATTTCCTGTAGCCAAACCTATTACTGCATTAGGTTTTTCTTTTATTAGATTCAATATTTCCATTGCCCCTGCATAATCAAATTCCTGTTTATTGTCTTTTATCATAAGTTTCATAATTATACCTTGTATAACCAAATACATTTAATAAGTCATACATTATCCTTTCTTCAATTTTTGAGTATTTATTTCTTTAAAGATGGGAAAGCTGATATATTACTAAAACTAACTTTCCCATCTATCATTTACTATATAGAATTTATCTCTTCTTTAGCACATTTAACAATATAATCTATTTCATCAGCTTTATTTTTTTCTATTGCTAACTCTTCACAAATTCCATGAGAAAATATATCTTCAACTTTTTCATGAGCTTTTTGTAAAGAATCCTTAGAACCTTTCGATACCCATGTATCATAGGCATCTTTATTCAATACTTTAGAAGGAAGATAGTTATTATTCATATGTTCCAGAGTATGCCCTTCCATTAGATAATGCCCGCCTATTCCTACATTTTTTATTACATCTAGGGCTATAGTCTCCTCAGTTACTTCTATTCCTTTTTGAATATAATTATAAGCAGATAACCATTCGTTATCCAAAACCAATTGTTCAAAACTATTACCTTGGTCTGCTCCCACTATACCTTGACATCCAATATCTATAGTTCCTGCAAGACAACTATATGTAGCTGTTAGTGCTTTTTCAAAACCAGCCTGGAAATCAGGTCTCAATGAATCTGTCAATCCTGAATTACTTCTAGTTTCTAATCCATAATATCTACCCAACTGTGCAACACTCATTCCTATTAAAGCCTGATTAGGGGTTCCAAATGAACACAGAGCTGTCTGCATGTCAAGAGCATGCCCTCCAACTTCATATTTGACATATTTTCTAGTAGCTGCATAGATAAGAAATAGACTTGCCAGAACCTCAGCATTCTGCATTGTCAACATACCTGCTATTGTAACTGGACCTGTAGCACCAGCCATAACCATTGGTGCCATAGATAATCCTTGTCCATGTTTAATGAATTCTAGAGCAATTTCCAGCACTTCATCCCGAAATTGTAAGGGACTAACTGTTTCAAATAGATAATTTATCTTCAGCCCCATTACATTAGCCATCTGAGCTATATATTTAGCAGATATTGGTGATAATATGTAAGTTCCTCCTGGTTTGGTGGAATATTTGTAAATTGCTTGAAACGAAACTATATCACTAATGTTATATTCAACATCATGAGGAATAACTATTGCATTACATTCTTTGATATTTTCAAGATGTTCGACTAATGTAATTCCTCTATAGATATCTTCCATTAAACCAGTTCTTCTTGTACTTGATTTATAGTCAACTAATTGAACTTGTGTAGATATATGACCATATAATCTATTGGGTATTTGTACATTTGAATTTTTCTTGGTCTTTTCTCTATTTGTCTCTATTACATGTTCCATTATTCTATTAGGTATCTTAACTATTTGTTTTTCTCTATCTATACAAGCTCCTGCTTCTTCAGCAATATCAAGCCATTTACTGTGTGGTACTTTTAGACCTACGTTTTCTAATATATCAAGGGTACTTTCATGGATTAATTTAATCTCTCTATCACTTAGTACATTAACTCTTGAATCCACTTTATTCATTTTGCAATACCTCCAAAAACTTGACATGTCTATTTTTAGTTAACTCAAATTTCCTGCTTTCAATTTAATGGTTATCTATA
The sequence above is a segment of the Vallitalea longa genome. Coding sequences within it:
- the glnA gene encoding type I glutamate--ammonia ligase produces the protein MLIDSKYTKEDIIKITKEEDIKFIRLQFVDILGTLKNVAITDEQLIKALNNQILIDGSSIEGFVRMEESDMFLKPDLDTFEIFPWRPHQGKVGRMICDIYNLDGTPFQGDPRYVLKKVIKEAEELGYDFNVGPEFEFFLFQIDEDGYPTTKTHDNAGYFDLGPIDLGENVRRDIVLTLEEMGFDIQTSHHEVAPGQHEIDFKYSDALRSADNIVTFKLVVKVIARKHGLHATFMPKPIFGISGSGMHCNLLMYDDDGRNIFYNENDELNLSKEAYYFIGGLLKHAKALTAVTNPTVNSYKRLVSGFEAPVRIGWSTINASPLIRIPRGRNKNSLIELRSPDPSCNPYLAVAAILKAGLDGIKNKIEPPKMLEKEELSEALDILDVNLTIPSSLKEALIELSKDEVVKEALGDVYERYMKAKSIEWDEYMSVVHPWEVEKYISRY
- the nagB gene encoding glucosamine-6-phosphate deaminase, with amino-acid sequence MKLMIKDNKQEFDYAGAMEILNLIKEKPNAVIGLATGNTPKGMYDILGDLCKEKQVDFSRVTTLNLDEYLGIESSNSGSCKSYLNKRLYTKVNLKQENIHHLNSNPEDYEKECCRYNNLINDLGGIDLLILGIGHNGHLGFNEPNTPFDSMVHICNLTDKTRTANIWSFGSKDKVPKKGVSMGIKNIMNSKRLMLLANGDSKSQIIYKALKGKVTEEVPASVLQLHNDVVVVLDREAGKILLGI
- a CDS encoding trimethylamine methyltransferase family protein, with the protein product MNKVDSRVNVLSDREIKLIHESTLDILENVGLKVPHSKWLDIAEEAGACIDREKQIVKIPNRIMEHVIETNREKTKKNSNVQIPNRLYGHISTQVQLVDYKSSTRRTGLMEDIYRGITLVEHLENIKECNAIVIPHDVEYNISDIVSFQAIYKYSTKPGGTYILSPISAKYIAQMANVMGLKINYLFETVSPLQFRDEVLEIALEFIKHGQGLSMAPMVMAGATGPVTIAGMLTMQNAEVLASLFLIYAATRKYVKYEVGGHALDMQTALCSFGTPNQALIGMSVAQLGRYYGLETRSNSGLTDSLRPDFQAGFEKALTATYSCLAGTIDIGCQGIVGADQGNSFEQLVLDNEWLSAYNYIQKGIEVTEETIALDVIKNVGIGGHYLMEGHTLEHMNNNYLPSKVLNKDAYDTWVSKGSKDSLQKAHEKVEDIFSHGICEELAIEKNKADEIDYIVKCAKEEINSI